A stretch of Haemorhous mexicanus isolate bHaeMex1 chromosome 32, bHaeMex1.pri, whole genome shotgun sequence DNA encodes these proteins:
- the LOC132340474 gene encoding serine/threonine-protein kinase PAK 3-like, protein MRAQVRGISGVPVASRLQAADVCSAAKMIQHVAAAVCTLYSVAYSGALLLWIPSSSSFGNTVSEAEPAEKYLELEQIGQGAFGTVYKGLDRATGGEVAIKKMSLRGQNRERAVNEILLLKDKKNPNIVNSLDSFLVDGELWLVMEYMDGGTLQDVVRQTRMAEGEMAAVSRECLQGLDFLHSNRVIHRDLKSSNILLGMDGSVRLADFGLCAQLSPEQDRRSSMVGTAHWMAPEVVTRSPYGPKVDIWAFGIVTIEMVEGELPYFRETGAMARALIRQNGTPQLQEPRRLSALLRDFLECSLEPDEERRWAAQELLQHPFLSSAKPLSSLTPVITAAKQLREQQRR, encoded by the exons ATGCGTGCCCAGGTGCGCGGGATCTCCGGGGTGCCCGTGGCGAGCA GGCTACAGGCTGCAGACGTGTGCAGCGCAGCCAAAATGATCCAGcacgtggctgctgcagtttgcactcTCTACTCGGTGGCTTATTCGGG gGCACTTCTTCTGTGGATcccgagcagctcctccttcg GAAACACCGTGAGCGAGGCGGAGCCTGCCGAGAaatacctggagctggagcagattggCCAAGG GGCTTTCGGAACCGTTTACAAAGGACTGGACAGGGCCACTGGAGGAGAG gtggccataaagaaaatgagtctCCGAGGGCAGAACAGGGAACGAGCTGTGAATGAgatcctgctcctgaaggacaagaagaaccCCAACATTGTCAACTCTTTGGACAG cttccttgttgatggagagctgtggctggtgaTGGAATACATGGATGGAGGAACTTTGCAGGACGTTGTCAGACAGACACGCATGGCTGaaggagagatggcagctgtcAGTCGGGAG tgtctgcagggcctggatttcCTCCATTCCAACCGGGTGATTCACAGGGATCTGAAGAGCTCCAAcatcctcctgggaatggacggctctgtcaggctgg ctgattttggcctctgtgctcagctcagccctgagcaggaccgGCGCAGCTCCATGGTGGGCACTGCTCACTGGATGGCCCCAGAAGTTGTGACCAGATCTCCTTATGGCCCCAAGGTGGACATCTGGGCCTTTGGCATTGTGACCATCgagatggtggaaggagaaCTTCCTTACTTCAGGGAAACGGGGGCCATG gctcgCGCTCTGATCCGGCAGAACGGGACcccgcagctgcaggagccccggcGCCTGTCGGCTCTGCTGCGGGACTTCCTCGAGTGCAGCCTGGAGCCGGACGAGGAGCGgcgctgggctgcccaggagctgctgcag CACCCATTTTTGTCATCAGccaagcctctctccagcctgacccctgTGATCACTGCAGCGAAGcaactgagggagcagcagaggagatga